The proteins below are encoded in one region of Oncorhynchus masou masou isolate Uvic2021 chromosome 15, UVic_Omas_1.1, whole genome shotgun sequence:
- the LOC135556393 gene encoding lactosylceramide 1,3-N-acetyl-beta-D-glucosaminyltransferase A-like → MFLNFRRIRKCQCVQLVTTCFVLSVLMVCWEQLDHHVVSHMKSYSYRYLVNSYDFINKSFGISQREAKSQSNFPYLINHHDKCDSNEVLLLLFVKSSPENLERRQAIRATWGNEAYTQRELGATVRVVFALGVHPNPQQRGHVQRRLLGEDQVYGDLVQQDFVDTFHNLTIKLLLQFRWSHNYCSQARFLMSADDDIFVHMPNLVHYLQGLIRQGAQDLWVGHVHRGAPPNRRKDSKYHVPYEMYQWLSYPDYTAGAGYVVSGDVASKIYQATLSLNASLYIDDVFMGICANAMGVSPQEHVYFSGEGKAPYHPCIYDKMITSHGHVADVRYLWKAATDPQIHDISSGLLGKMYCTAVKVMLLCKPYYLNTYPCKAAFS, encoded by the coding sequence ATGTTTTTGAATTTCAGAAGGATCAGAAAATGTCAGTGTGTGCAGCTGGTGACGACGTGCTTTGTCCTGTCCGTGTTGATGGTGTGCTGGGAGCAGCTGGACCACCATGTGGTGAGCCATATGAAGTCTTACTCCTACCGCTACCTGGTCAACAGCTACGACTTCATCAACAAGAGCTTTGGCATCAGCCAGAGGGAGGCTAAGAGCCAGAGCAACTTCCCGTACCTCATCAACCACCATGACAAATGTGACAGCAATGaagtgctgttgctgctgttcgTCAAATCTTCCCCAGAGAACCTGGAGAGGAGACAGGCCATCCGGGCCACCTGGGGGAATGAGGCCTACACACAGAGGGAGTTGGGGGCCACCGTGAGGGTGGTGTTTGCCCTGGGGGTCCACCCCAACCCCCAGCAGAGGGGCCATGTACAGAGGAGGTTGCTGGGGGAGGACCAGGTCTATGGGGACCTGGTCCAGCAGGACTTTGTCGACACCTTTCACAACCTCACCATCAAACTGCTGCTGCAGTTCCGCTGGAGCCACAACTACTGCAGCCAAGCACGTTTCCTCATGTCAGCCGACGACGACATCTTTGTCCACATGCCCAACCTGGTGCACTACCTGCAGGGCCTAATCCGTCAGGGGGCCCAGGACCTCTGGGTGGGCCACGTGCACAGGGGAGCCCCACCTAACCGCCGGAAGGACAGCAAGTACCACGTGCCTTATGAGATGTACCAGTGGCTCTCTTACCCAGACTACACAGCGGGGGCAGGGTACGTTGTCTCAGGGGACGTGGCTTCCAAAATCTACCAGGCCACTCTGTCCCTCAATGCCTCGCTGTACATTGACGATGTGTTCATGGGCATCTGTGCCAACGCCATGGGGGTGTCTCCCCAGGAACATGTTTACTTTTCAGGGGAAGGGAAGGCCCCCTATCACCCCTGCATCTACGATAAGATGATCACCTCTCACGGACACGTGGCAGATGTCCGGTACCTTTGGAAGGCAGCGACGGACCCCCAGATCCATGACATTTCCTCTGGCCTGTTGGGAAAGATGTACTGCACAGCAGTTAAAGTAATGCTCCTCTGTAAACCTTACTATTTAAATACCTACCCATGCAAAGCAGCATTTTCATAG